Proteins co-encoded in one Quercus robur chromosome 8, dhQueRobu3.1, whole genome shotgun sequence genomic window:
- the LOC126696373 gene encoding uncharacterized protein LOC126696373 has translation MKVHTFNEGDLAAEMDLICGVPYFERLYICLEGCKKGFMAGCRPIIGLDACHLKTKSGGQLITAVARDPNEEYFPLAYAGLVQTFIDNWPQYEHRICCRHLYNNLRKNHPGVLIREFFWKATKATYKAEFDRLMDELKGIDEDAHSWLQDYSTTIWARHMFSEDGLSDTVLNNMCESFNSRILKFRSKPIITMLESIKVYLMTRFQYNRQKIMRVESEICPKVLKRLHREKIASSRQEAEQYVHRCFHVSTYKACYEPVIVPINGQNMWRPSGVQPVQPPIKRRPPGRPKKKRTREPGEAVGRRVGISKQCRTCGKIGHNKRSCKGEVGGNSSLPGTTNRTSAAKKVTFYHICQVNV, from the exons ATGAAGGTACACACCTTCAATGAAGGTGATTTGGCTGCTGAGATGGACCTGATCTGTGGGGTTCCATATTTTGAGAGGTTGTATATATGCCTAGAGGGTTGTAAGAAAGGGTTTATGGCTGGCTGTAGGCCAATAATTGGTTTGGATGCCTGCCACTTGAAGACTAAGTCAGGTGGGCAATTAATCACAGCAGTTGCTAGAGACCCTAATGAAGAGTACTTCCCACTTGCCTATGCT GGGTTGGTACAGACCTTCATTGATAATTGGCCACAATATGAGCATAGGATCTGCTGCAGACACCTCTACAATAATCTTAGGAAGAATCATCCTGGTGTTCTGATCAGAGAGTTCTTTTGGAAAGCAACCAAAGCTACTTATAAAGCTGAGTTTGATAGGCTGATGGATGAACTAAAGGGAATTGATGAGGATGCACACAGTTGGTTGCAAGATTATTCAACCACCATATGGGCCAGACACATGTTCAGTGAGGATGGGTTGAGTGATACAGTACTAAACAACATGTGTGAGAGTTTTAACAGCAGGATTTTGAAGTTTAGATCTAAGCCTATAATTACTATG CTGGAGTCCATCAAGGTATATCTTATGACCAGGTTTCAATATAACAGACAAAAGATCATGAGAGTGGAATCAGAGATATGCCCTAAAGTGCTTAAGAGGTTGCATAGGGAAAAGATTGCAAGCAGCAG GCAAGAGGCTGAGCAGTATGTGCATAGGTGTTTTCATGTCTCCACATATAAGGCCTGTTATGAGCCAGTAATTGTACCTATCAATGGGCAGAATATGTGGAGGCCCAGTGGTGTCCAACCCGTTCAGCCTCCTATCAAAAGAAGACCACCTGGCAGGCCCAAGAAGAAGAGGACAAGGGAGCCTGGTGAAGCAGTAGGTAGGAGAGTTGGTATCTCCAAACAATGTAGGACTTGTGGTAAAATAGGACACAATAAAAGAAGTTGCAAGGGTGAGGTTGGAGGAAACTCTTCCCTACCAGGCACCACAAACAGAACTAGTGCAGCCAAAAAGGTAACATTCTACCATATCTGTCAAGTAAATGTGTGA